A stretch of Fusarium fujikuroi IMI 58289 draft genome, chromosome FFUJ_chr10 DNA encodes these proteins:
- a CDS encoding related to PRC1-carboxypeptidase y, serine-type protease, translated as MWLGPVAVAGSLLATISHVAAQDQKPLADESVTKPAFTVREQSSDLCDAGARQFTGTVNVTEDKSMFFWYFESRNNPETDPLLLWMSGGPGASGEMGLFMGSGPCTVNPDGNSTSRAEYSWIDHANVVYIDQPVGVGFSKITDRNKIAVSLEQGAKDVHTFLSTFSHDVFPNLAGKPWHITGESMGGHYVTGYTKHIVSHERENAERGIKPRVEISSAIIVDGYIDATQQFIGYYTFFCENWAGDGRKYPLMNRTACKNMFDAIPECQKLGSQCRYFYDIETCKAANEVCEEMLGEYFMEGVVPGGWDPYDNRHPCEKPPLCSNMDHGPEWKFLNRQWVQERLGFDHFPFSLIDLDTNERWDMAQNIHIPVTRELTWILDETSIRVLFINGNNDIIINTPGQMRMLNQQRWNGQDNYRELGYESWYYKDGELTSDADGWNVKEGGFWKGNDQLRFYAVDEAGHMSPYHQPEAIGAIVRAWLRND; from the exons ATGTGGCTTGGTCCAGTTGCAGTTGCAGGGTCGCTCCTCGCGACGATTAGCCATGTCGCCGCCCAAGATCAAAAGCCGTTGGCAGATGAATCAGTAACCAAACCCGCTTTCACTGTCCGTGAACAATCTTCTGACCTCTGCGATGCGGGTGCTCGTCAATTCACTGGCACGGTTAATGTGACGGAGGATAAGTCCATGTTCTTCT GGTATTTTGAGAGCCGTAATAATCCAGAGACTGACCCTTTGCTACTATGGATGAGCGG CGGACCTGGCGCATCTGGAGAGATGGGACTGTTCATGGGCAGTGGCCCCTGTACTGTGAATCCAGATGGGAACTCAACAAGCCGCGCGGAATACTCGTGGATCGACCACGCCAACGTCGTTTACATTGA TCAACCCGTCGGCGTCGGCTTCTCCAAAATCACAGACCGAAACAAAATCGCCGTCAGTCTTGAACAAGGCGCAAAAGATGTACACACCTTCCTCTCCACATTCTCCCACGACGTGTTTCCCAACCTCGCTGGAAAACCATGGCACATCACAGGTGAATCCATGGGCGGCCACTACGTCACCGGTTACACGAAACATATCGTCTCTCACGAACGGGAAAACGCAGAGCGCGGGATCAAACCTCGGGTCGAAATCTCATCTGCGATTATTGTTGATGGGTATATTGACGCGACGCAGCAGTTTATCGGATATTATACCTTCTTTTGTGAGAATTGGGCTGGCGATGGACGGAAATATCCTTTGATGAACCGCACGGCCTGTAAGAATATGTTTGATGCGATACCCGAGTGTCAGAAATTGGGCAGTCAGTGTCGGTATTTTTATGATATTGAGACTTGTAAGGCGGCGAATGAGGTCTGTGAGGAGATGTTGGGGGAGTACTTTATGGAAGGTGTCGTACCCGGTGGATGGGATCCTTATGACA ACCGACACCCGTGTGAGAAGCCTCCTTTGTGCTCGAATATGGACCACGGACCGGAATGGAAGTTCTTGAATCGCCAATGGGTCCAAGAGAGACTTGGATTCGACCACTTTCCATTTTCTCTCATTGACTTGGATACCAATGAGCGCTGGGATATGGCGCAGAATATTCATATACCTGTTACAAGGGAGTTGACGTGGATTCTTGATGAAACAAGTATACGAGTCCTATTCATCAATGGAAAcaatgatatcatcat CAATACCCCCGGACAGATGCGTATGCTGAACCAACAGCGATGGAACGGACAGGATAATTACCGGGAACTTGGCTATGAGTCCTGGTATTACAAGGACGGCGAATTAACTTCTGATGCTGATGGATGGAATGTTAAGGAGGGAGGTTTCTGGAAGGGGAATGACCAGTTGAGGTTCtatgctgttgatgaagcgGGACATATGTCTCCTTATCACCAGCCCGAAGCCATTGGAGCGATCGTTCGAGCATGGCTTCGCAACGACTGA
- a CDS encoding related to alcohol oxidase — protein sequence MPVNPSLRTVDQFTQLVFDFVVIGGGTAGLAVAARLAESDPSYTVGVIEAGGLVQNDPDIDIPGHYGRNLGGSYDWHLETLPQEGLGGRTLPWPRGKCVGGTSALNYMAWNRASRDDYDAWEALGNQGWGWDSLLPFFKRSETFHPPSEKLQREFEIAHDAETFGDSGPIHISYPTSYSPSHALWHKTLNALGVETNPSHVGGSNVGVWTCVNAVEPSAARRSYSIDYATGSRNLHILTNATVDEILINQALVATGVRFTHGGAEYDVSARREVILSAGSVKSPQILELSGIGNPSVLGNAGVSVKVESPQVGENLQEHIMLATIFEVDPSLANRDDLVRDEKLGAAAKEEYDTKAGGPLTVLPVSLCYVPFAHFVPKNTLAGLHEDADKVSVFDSDKQDILRERLDGNSKLGQIEYIFDLGNWNPNFKGEEGKKYGTMLQILQYPFSVGSIHIQPSEHATAEDAPAIDPKYYEGPHGNLDMEAMKQCLQFVDKIVHTAPLSNIIRSSASPSAAALKDDKLLGDWVTQNTITDWHPVGTCAMGGRAGIEGGVIDERLRVYGVHGLRVVDASVMPLQISAHIQATVYAIAEKAAHMIIEDARSADREGRELLTNQARL from the exons ATGCCCGTCAACCCCTCTCTTCGCACTGTTGACCAGTTCACGCAActcgtctttgactttgtcgtCATTGGCGGCGGCACAGCTGGACTAGCGGTGGCAGCGCGTCTTGCTGAATCCGACCCATCATACACCGTCGGCGTTATCGAAGCAGGCGGTCTTGTACAGAATGATCCTGATATTGATATCCCGGGCCACTACGGTAGGAACCTTGGAGGGAGCTACGATTGGCACTTGGAGACGCTGCCTCAGGAGGGTCTCGGGGGAAGAACGCTTCCGTGGCCGAGGGGCAAGTGTGTCGGCGGCACAAGCGCCCTGAACTACATGGCATGGAATCGCGCTAGCAGGGATGATTACGATGCCTGGGAAGCTTTGGGTAATCAAGGTTGGGGCTGGGATTCTCTCCT GCCCTTCTTCAAACGCTCTGAGACATTCCATCCTCCTAGTGAGAAGCTCCAGCGCGAGTTTGAGATTGCTCATGATGCAGAGACCTTTGGTGATTCAGGTCCCATTCACATCTCATACCCAACCTCGTATTCACCATCGCACGCGTTATGGCACAAGACGCTTAATGCGCTTGGTGTAGAGACTAACCCATCTCACGTCGGAGGCTCAAACGTCGGCGTTTGGACATGCGTCAACGCCGTTGAGCCGAGCGCCGCGCGAAGATCCTACTCGATAGACTACGCCACTGGATCGCGTAACCTGCACATCCTTACCAACGCCACGGTTGACGAGATTCTCATTAACCAAGCCCTCGTAGCCACTGGCGTGCGCTTCACCCACGGCGGCGCTGAGTATGATGTTTCAGCTAGACGCGAGGTTATCCTCTCAGCCGGGAGTGTCAAGTCACCGCAGATCCTTGAGCTTTCGGGTATAGGAAATCCCAGCGTACTAGGTAATGCTGGTGTGAGcgtcaaggttgagagtCCGCAGGTGGGGGAGAATCTGCAGGAGCATATTA TGCTTGCGACGATCTTTGAGGTTGATCCATCGCTCGCTAATCGGGATGATCTTGTGAGAGATGAGAAGCTTGGTGCCGCTGCGAAAGAGGAGTACGATACAAAGGCAGGTGGGCCTTTGACCGTGTTGCCTGTGTCTCTTTGCTACGTTCCCTTCGCTCATTTCGTTCCGAAAAATACTCTTGCTGGTCTTCATGAAGATGCAGACAAGGTATCCGTGTTTGACTCGGACAAGCAGGATATTCTTCGTGAACGTCTTGATGGAAACTCCAAGTTGGGACAAATTGAGTATATCTTCGACTTAGGTAACTGGAACCCTAACTTCAAGGGTGAAGAGGGTAAGAAGTACGGTACTATGCTGCAGATCTTGCAATATCCCTTCAGTGTTGGGTCGATCCACATTCAACCAAGTGAGCACGCTACAGCTGAGGATGCACCGGCCATCGACCCAAAGTACTACGAGGGTCCCCATGGAAACCTCGATATGGAAGCTATGAAGCAGTGTCTTCAGTTCGTCGATAAGATCGTACACACAGCACCTCTGTCAAACATAATCCGCTCCTCGGCATCCCCTTCCGCAGCAGCTCTCAAGGATGACAAGCTCTTAGGAGACTGGGTCACACAAAACACTATCACTGACTGGCATCCTGTCGGAACATGCGCCATGGGCGGTCGTGCTGGTATCGAAGGCGGTGTCATTGATGAAAGACTTCGAGTCTATGGCGTGCATGGCCTGAGAGTTGTTGACGCAAGTGTCATGCCGCTGCAGATCAGTGCGCATATTCAAGCTACCGTTTATGCTATCGCTGAGAAGGCGGCGCACATGATTATTGAAGATGCGAGGAGTGCGGATAGGGAGGGCAGAGAGTTGCTGACGAATCAGGCTAGACTGTAG
- a CDS encoding related to integral membrane protein PTH11, translating into MDFLHKLLVESWVLWVLGLFVVVCRLISRRMKLRKWSRLAIEDYLMVFALINFTGVVVSINEVAKNGSNYMPADVAAKLTPEGRQQAIIGSKMTFVLEIFALTCTWTIKACLLFLYARLTQGTSIRQKWAVRFVSAFCAVTYIVVTFMFVFFWCSPTPEYWSVPVNPKKMQCATYYNHMIFATACNIASDIMLILLPIPIVINISLPKKRKIGLCCVFGLGLFNILAAVLNRYYNFSNPNSYVFLYWYVAEGGVALWVGSLPLCWPVLRLALGSKGDSTDPSSYPNTPYRNGSYPEGSARRRTQGLHPLSGKPSIWSKLEDEDGVVRTDVSPEQGSQIELVDQHGPDLLQRPYRAEAKISSGTQQHERARSGQITVVTSVEVSSKQT; encoded by the exons ATGGATTTTCTGCACAAGCTGTTGGTTGAGTCCTGGGTTCTATGGGTGTTGGGTCTCTTTGTCGTTGTGTGTCGACT GATATCACGACGCATGAAACTTAGAAAATGGAGTCGTCTCGCCATTGAAGATTATCTCATGGTCTTTGCCCTC ATCAACTTTACAGGAGTCGTCGTCTCGATCAACGAAGTCGCCAAGAATGGCAGCAACTACATGCCCGCCGATGTCGCCGCGAAGCTCACCCCCGAGGGACGACAACAAGCCATTATCGGCAGTAAAATGACCTTTGTTCTCGAGATATTCGCCCTCACTTGTACCTGGACCATCAAAGCTTGTCTGTTATTCTTGTACGCGAGATTGACGCAGGGCACATCGATAAGACAGAAATGGGCGGTGCGATTCGTCTCTGCGTTTTGCGCGGTGACGTACATCGTCGTCACCTTTATGTTTGTCTTCTTTTGGTGTTCGCCTACGCCAGAGTATTGGTCTGTTCCTGTTAATCCCAAGAAGA TGCAATGTGCGACGTATTACAACCATATGATCTTTGCGACGGCTTGCAACATCGCCAGCGACatcatgttgatcttgttacCGATTCCGatcgtcatcaacatcagtctccccaagaagcgcaagattGGTTTGTGCTGTGTTTTTGGCTTGGGTTTGTTCAAT ATCCTCGCCGCTGTCCTCAATCGTTACTACAACTTCAGCAACCCCAATTCCTACGTCTTTCTCTACTGGTACGTCGCAGAAGGCGGCGTCGCCCTCTGGGTCGGCAGCCTACCACTCTGCTGGCCCGTTCTACGTCTGGCTCTCGGCTCCAAAGGCGATTCCACCGACCCCTCCTCATACCCCAACACTCCCTACCGTAATGGTTCATACCCTGAAGGTTCAGCGCGACGGAGAACTCAAGGTCTTCACCCGCTGTCAGGCAAACCTTCAATCTGGTCTAagttggaggatgaggatggcgtcGTGCGCACTGACGTTTCGCCCGAGCAGGGAAGCCAGATTGAGCTGGTGGACCAGCATGGACCGGATCTGCTGCAGCGGCCGTACCGCGCTGAAGCGAAGATTAGTAGTGGGACGCAGCAGCACGAGAGGGCTCGCAGTGGGCAGATTACAGTGGTTACGAGCGTGGAGGTTAGCTCGAAGCAGACATAG
- a CDS encoding related to TPN1 Pyridoxine transporter — MSLPTHTVEATHEKSATVSSSPTGDESSNPPSISLSSFQKLNNRIEGLAGLEARGIERVLPEERQEPSSAADLQVAVLWFSANLSLNNLATGLFGPMVFGLGFLDSALLAVFGTILGACSTAYMATWGPQSGNRTMVVLRFFMGYWPSKLPTFLNIVLMVGYATIDCIIGGQVLSAVSGGTMTILVGVIVVAIVSWIVAVFGMRIFHTYERYAWIAQVVVLAVLIGVAGPNFNAAAKPTVSGNVLAASRLSFFSLCFYVPNSWAAAASDFYVYYPERTSRLKVFLLTVTGLTVSFTLVYLIAIGLATGIVDNKAWSDANAISTGALIVEAYSPLHGFGKFCSVVIALGVIANSTPSLYSASLGCQVLGRYTKAVPRWAWSTVMSVITLVLAMAGRESLFVVFQNFVSLMGYWVMLMICIVMEEHWFFRGRQGFDWTAWEDKNYLPVGLAALASFIIGWVGAIVGMSQVWYIGPVSKAASNADLGMWLGCGFAIIVFPILRYFELKIYKR, encoded by the exons ATGTCTCTCCCAACGCACACGGTAGAAGCCACGCATGAGAAGTCAGCGACCGTGAGCTCATCACCTACGGGCGATGAAAGCTCCAACCCCCCTAGCATCTCCCTCTCCTCCTTCCAGAAGCTGAATAATCGCATCGAAGGCCTCGCCGGGCTTGAAGCCCGAGGTATCGAGCGTGTCCTCCCAGAAGAGCGTCAAGAACCTTCTAGTGCTGCTGACTTGCAGGTTGCGGTGCTATGGTTCAGTGCCAATCTGTCGCTGAACAACCTGGCGACAGGTCTGTTCGGACCCATGGTCTTTGGCTTGGGGTTTCTTGATAGTGCACTACTTGCTGTCTTTGGAACGATTCTGGGTGCTTGTTCGACAGCGTATATGGCCACTTGGGGACCTCAGAGCGGTAATCGTACCATG GTTGTTCTGCGATTCTTCATGGGCTACTGGCCAAGCAAGCTCCCAACgttcctcaacatcgttcTCATGGTCGGATATGCCACCATTGACTGCATCATCGGCGGACAGGTCTTGTCAGCTGTGAGCGGCGGTACCATGACCATCTTGGTTGGCGTTATCGTCGTTGCTATCGTCTCATGGATCGTCGCCGTCTTTGGCATGAGGATCTTCCATACTTATGAACG ATACGCTTGGATCGCTCAGGTCGTTGTCCTTGCTGTTCTTATCGGCGTCGCTGGGCCTAACTTCAATGCCGCCGCTAAGCCTACTGTCTCTGGCAATGTTCTCGCTGCCAGTCGGTTGTCGTTCTTCTCCCTCTGCTTCTACGTCCCCAACTCATGGGCTGCTGCAGCATCCGACTTTTATGTCTACTACCCAGAACGCACTTCCCGTCTCAAGGTCTTCTTGCTCACCGTCACTGGACTGACAGTGTCCTTCACCCTTGTATATCTCATCGCCATTGGTCTTGCTACTGGTATTGTTGATAACAAGGCTTGGTCTGATGCCAATGCCATCAGCACTGGTGCTCTCATCGTTGAGGCTTATAGTCCTCTTCATGGCTTTGGTAAATTCTGCTCTGTTGTCATCGCCCTTGGTGTCATTGCCAACAGCACTCCATCCCTGTACTCTGCCTCTCTTGGATGCCAGGTTCTTGGCCGATATACTAAGGCTGTTCCACGATGGGCTTGGTCAACTGTCATGTCTGTCATCACGCTCGTCCTCGCTATGGCTGGTCGTGAAAGCCTGTTCGTCGTCTTCCAGAACTTTGTCAGTCTGATGGGATACTGGGTCATGCTTATGATCTGCATCGTCATGGAGGAACATTGGTTCTTCCGAGGTCGCCAGGGATTTGACTGGACTGCTTGGGAGGACAAGAACTATCTTCCCGTTGGTCTTGCTGCGCTCGcaagcttcatcatcggttGGGTTGGTGCTATTGTCGGTATGTCCCAGGTTTGGTACATCGGACCCGTTTCTAAAGCTGCTTCTAATGCGGATTTGGGAATGTGGCTGGGTTGCGGATTCGCTATCATTGTCTTCCCCATCTTGCGATACTTTGAGCTCAAGATTTATAAGCGATAA
- a CDS encoding related to 3-oxoacyl-[acyl-carrier-protein] reductase, with amino-acid sequence MDSQRNFQTLKGKVAIVTGASRGLGAGFAYELAKRGAKVVATYTSPSSEKLVKELSNKMASLDPPSECIGVKADLKDESSPAEIVREAVAAFGSQIDILVNNAGMEVVKSHADITTTDFDSIFYLNVRAPLLLLQAAKPYLPSSGGGRIINISSVGARCGFKNLSLYCASKAALEGLTRSWAAELGEEGHTVNAVNPGPVQSDLLDNIPKEIIDMQKKQTAAGNRLGEVDDVAQIVAWLASEESRWITGQALSASGGLEMY; translated from the exons ATGGATTCACAACGAAACTTCCAGACTCTCAAGGGAAAGGTCGCTATCGTTACAGGCGCTTCTCGAGGCCTTGGTGCTGGCTTTGCTTATGAGCTTGCAAAAAGAGGTGCAAAG GTCGTCGCTACATACACTTCCCCAAGCAGTGAAAAGCTGGTGAAGGAGTTGTCCAACAAAATGGCATCGCTCGATCCACCATCAGAGTGCATTGGTGTTAAAGCAGATCTCAAGGACGAGTCATCTCCCGCTGAGATAGTCCGAGAAGCAGTCGCTGCATTTGGTTCTCAAATAGATATTCTTGTCAATAATGCTGGCATGGAAGTCGTCAAATCTCATGCTGACATCACGACAACCGACTTTGACTCAATCTTCTACCTCAACGTTCGtgctcctctcctcctcctccaagcAGCAAAGCCCTATCTTCCTTCCTCAGGCGGTGGTCGTATCATCAACATATCCTCCGTAGGTGCCCGATGCGGTTTCAAGAACCTCTCTCTATACTGCGCCTCCAAAGCTGCACTCGAAGGACTTACGCGCTCATGGGCAGCTGAGCTGGGTGAAGAGGGCCATACGGTCAATGCGGTCAACCCTGGACCTGTTCAGAGTGACTTGTTGGACAATATTCCCAAGGAGATCATTGAtatgcagaagaagcagacgGCTGCAGGAAATAGGTTgggtgaggttgatgatgttgcgcAGATTGTTGCTTGGCTGGCTTCGGAGGAGAGTAGATGGATCACGGGACAGGCGTTGTCTGCTAGTGGCGGATTGGAGATGTATTAG